One genomic window of Bartonella sp. HY038 includes the following:
- a CDS encoding SufE family protein — protein MTETIDEIIENFSFLTDWEDRYRYVIELGHELSPYPETSRDDVHKVPGCVSQVWLDYKVDGENDPVMYFIGDSDAHIVRGLVYILLALYSGHKASEILEIDAEALLKKLGLDENLTPQRSNGLRSMVGRVQQEARLQLK, from the coding sequence ATGACCGAGACAATTGATGAAATTATTGAAAACTTTTCATTCCTAACAGATTGGGAGGATCGTTATCGTTATGTCATTGAACTTGGTCATGAATTATCACCCTATCCAGAAACATCGCGTGATGATGTTCACAAGGTTCCAGGTTGTGTTAGCCAAGTTTGGCTAGACTATAAGGTTGACGGTGAAAATGATCCAGTCATGTATTTTATCGGCGATTCCGATGCGCATATTGTGCGTGGTCTTGTTTATATTTTATTGGCATTATATTCTGGCCATAAGGCTTCAGAAATTTTAGAAATCGATGCTGAAGCATTATTGAAAAAATTGGGCTTGGATGAAAATTTAACGCCGCAACGCTCAAATGGATTGCGCTCTATGGTTGGCCGCGTCCAGCAAGAAGCGCGCTTGCAACTTAAATGA